Genomic DNA from Pseudorasbora parva isolate DD20220531a chromosome 17, ASM2467924v1, whole genome shotgun sequence:
TTGGTTACAAGTAGCCTATATTTGGCCACGGGCCCAAAAAAAATTGCCACTAGATGGCGGGCCAGAATATAGTCAAGGgataatttaatgaataaataaataaataaaaataagtcaaAACATAAAAGAGGATTTGAATAAGCCCATTATTGGCATGTTTGATTGCTCTTAATGaactatgttttattatttccactttccatattgtgaattataaatgtatttaaatttgcTTGTTACACATGGAACCTATTGTAATACTTATTTGACGTCATGTGGCATACTTTTACGCTCAGAATTATTCCTTGGCATCCTCACGtagtaaactgcatttttttgcaATCGTTTGCGTTTTGGTGGCAGGCTAAACTATTAGGCGAGTGCAGAGTGATGTTAACATTTAAGATAGCACTATCAAAGAGTCTAAAAAGTTAACAGCAAAAACAGGGCATACAAAGAAGAATGGGCAGACATCTGTGCATGCATCCTACCTGGTTTTGTGAATGCAAAGCTAGTGTGTCTAATCTGCAACGAAGTTGAAGCATGGCCCCTTTTTGCTGGTTcttgtcaatattttttgataaaaaggaAGCTGAATTTGAGTTGTTATTGTTCACGTGTTGGTGCTGACGCCCCGCGATATAATCAAACGTTTCAATATTTCACTGTTCGTTTTGTCATCATACCAGACATTTCATGACGGCTCTTTTAGAGGCGTGTCTAGCGATCTATTCCACAGACTCTTGAATGTCTTTCAGAACTTTTCAAATTGAAAGCTCTGAATTTatcctaaaataaaacattgctgcTAAAACgttgctgtattttttttaaaaaaaaaggcaaaatcaCTAAAGACAAACTTGATTGAATGTTGATATAAATTCGCACTACCCACCCTGAGCGGGGCTCGAACTCCGGTCTTTTCTGCACGGGAGTCTGACGCTCTAACGATGAGACTAAATGCTGCGTAATTTTCCACCGGCCACATAGATCAAGTGATCGTCTCTTGAAATAACGGGAGTTTACCTGCACAGTTCTCATTAACTCGCCTCCGTTACACTGACAGATATGTTTCAGAACCAGCCACTATCAAAACAATCTGCCAGATTCGGCAGATGCGGGCTCGCCGCGGGCCAGATATTGTCGCTGGCGGGCCAGATATTGTCGCTGGCGAGCCACTTTTGGCCAACCACTGCAGGCTGTCACCAACTGAATCCTGAGCGAATGCGAATATGTGTAATTAAGCATAAAACTACTTACCATTCACCACATGCTTCACTCGTCTCGTTGCATGGCCTTGTGCGCGGAAACTGTGGGCTAGCTGTTTGCACGTCATCAaattgttttttacattaacaGAACTTAAAATTAAATTGTTTCTTGATTAACTGAAAATGTTAAACTCTGACAAGTCATGATAGTATATTTCATCAATAGGCATAATTTGTGTGTCATCCCAactcaataaaataacaattacaattaaaaagtcTAATAGTTTCTCAGAACTTGATTTTTTATTtcacaacaatatatatatttatgtaatgaCTAAAGGTCCTCTGaattagtttttagagtgtagtttaGTTTACAATGTGTGATTTTGAGCTtgaaattaaaggtgcactatgcaactttccgtccactggtgGGCGCCTATTAAAAACAAacgcgtagtttgatgacgcaaagtttgagcgtagcaacttgggacatgtggtcttcacctcacagccggtgaaaaataggactcgggcagaaatcacgttcatgcatgcggttattaacgttactgtagtgtaaagcagagcaggacagagtgttgtggacctgagcacagccgctggagcgattgttaaacaaatatcCGCCTCGCAAataccaggacttttattatgacgggacaggacacattcgccgggcgcctgcactgatctgctcttccggttatgattatgaggtaatggagctctgtttatcatataagatacatttaagtgtgtttaaaattatgttatgacgttactccgtgcgtacacttgttcacactgctaagagtaaagcgctcctgccaagtaaaaccatagacagtaaaagaaatggacagagctatcccatagacgtcaacggcggaaaatgaggccagtcagaggcactcacttcctgatggctgagcgaactgcgcaggctcagactgagcttgatgacgtagatgtgacgtgagcaacctgtctgacagttgtaggtcttctagtagttgtggaaagtgaaatctgaatcacattgtttaaatattttctcccgttgcttttggctcactatcggcttctccccattcttctcccttgactttatcggactttatgtctccacgtccccccaactgtctcatagacagtaaaagattgtttctgagcgtctcctcctgtctatacggtaatttctcaactgtgcgacagagtcgcgttggttatgacgaaatagttagcctatttttacaaaaacagcttctagggggcgatagtgtaagatacaaggtaatggagcctttaatgcattgtcgtgtttctttataaataaacaatggacaaatggagtctttaaacgcctcagatgtaaagttattcgcTGTCAAAGTGACGCACAAATGAATATGAGTCAATGGAATGCtgacagcaggtgatggcttggttagcaatggccgcccctatgggtggaacgctttccgagtgctagattacccccttgagtAAAACCCGAAACCtatagcgcagatatgacgcgattgacaggcgactccctcaaacgctgaaacgtcccggtccttagttaaaatagcaattttctcacaatttacaaagagttggaaacatttgggatattgtaggtactcaactgaacaaaatatataacacctgcctagtgattttgggatattttactgcaaaaatactacatattgCACCTTTAACTGTTTTGTCAATTGTGTGATgtaggtgtgttggtgtgttaAGAGTTTAGGAAGTTAAACGTATTGAAAAAATTGTCATAGTGATTGTAAAAAACTGTAACACACAAACAGCCATAAACTGTGAACTCCTACCTGAAGTTCTTGAAGTAGTTTCTGCTTTGCTCGCTCAAACCATCCTGTCACCATCAGAGGGTCATACACTGTCAGTTTTAAGTCTGAACTGAAACACAAATGACTGCATATAAGTCTATTATGCTTTTCATGGgtgcatttatttgttcaaaaatatagtaaaaacagtaatattgtgaaatgtaatgCATCCTTATCCTGATGGTTTTCCATATAATTTGTGTTCcagtttttccatttataactaatttgcattGCATACCTGAAGAAAACCTCTTTTCCCAACTGTAATAGGCAGAAGGTCTCTTTCACAGACAGATCTCTGTTTAGGACCAGGTCTAACTTGGTCAAGAGGTGTCGGCTGTAACTGTCAGTCAGATGAACTAGCAGTCCAGTGTCTTCCAGTACAGGCGTTAATCGAAGCACCTCATAGAATATCATGCTCCGTGTGTTCTTTAGAAAGTCCTGGAACTGAGATCCTGCTGCTCCCTCTACTGGCAGTGTGGGACTGTGGTTTTCCACAAACTGATCAACTTCTTGAAGATACTCACTGAGCCAGTTTTGAGGGAAGTTGCCTTCTTTCTTATCTGTGGTAACACCGTTCAGTTTGCTCCATATTTTCAACACCTCAGCTGCCTTGCCAAAGTCCTCAGGGTTTGATTGTTCACTCAGAATCGTTCTGAGAATATCCAACTCTTTCTTGCCACTCCCTTCAACCCCTGAACCAGATGCCATCTTGCAGCATTCCTGTTCTCCTGTTGTCAATTATTTCTGTGCATTAATTGCTTTTGAACTTTTAGACTTGTTAAGTTAAACAACAAGCAAACGGACTGCACCAGtgttcacatttaaagaatacAAGCATTGTGCAATGCACATATTTAGAAATATGGcacttaaaatattaaaaagcaaaaacataCTATGTCAAATTTGGTGGTGAGATAATAAATTAAAACCTGCTGAGCTCAGTTTGATTTATGATGATGCActtaaattgtgtttttggtCAAAACGTGGATTTATAATGACATAAATGTTTGTTATTCAGAAATAATTTATGTTTTAGCTTAATGTAGGCCAGCGTTTATTATATTTTGCTGTAAAAGTTGTATGATGTTTCAAGCCACCATTGGAGTCATGTTTTTGGTGACAACTGATGGTGACAAGATGTTTTATTTTACCCTCCAATAACGTCTGAAGATttaaaaaagataataataaaacattatctTACCATCCGACGTTTTTGCGTGGTGTATTGGCATGTTTTTCACAAGAGGAATCTGCTCGTCAGTCCTGGGTAAGTTTTTTCTCCTCCACGAAAACATTTTTGTAAGTGAAGTCTTACTTTGCATTTGGTGCTTTTAGAGTCTGTTTTACTTAGATCCACGAAAAGGTTAGCTGTGCTCTATAGTAGCCTAACTAAATAATGAAATTCAAGTTCTTCTCATCCATAGGTTTTGGAAAGGCGGGGCCACAATTATCTATGACGAAGCCAAATGAAGGGAACGAGAGGCTTTTAGGCTACTGGACCCGAGAGAAATATGAATTATGTGTCCAggcctattcggacggtaattgtttctcgagGACGTCAGTAAGAATACATTCGCATGCCACCACAGtgataaaactcgtgcatttgGATGAATGGTGACTCGTGCCCCTGTGTGTTCACGGGGTCAATCGAATGATTGTCTGCTgcaaaaatgtcatatgcttgtaataataagaataaaatcatatttaatttaataatagaaaattattaattatttaaatcttctgttttaaaaaaaagttaatacaatgCTGCAAATTGAACATACGATAGGCTAATTACTGCCGTAATAACGGCTAGTTTCAAATGTTTAGGGGAGACCGGGGGCAATTGTAACACATTTTGGTCATGTGTTCATTGCTCAAAAACCTTTTGAAATATTTggataaaaaatgtatgttggTAACTTGTATCTATGTTCTACTTGTTAACATTCACCAAATTGTTTTACAAGCAATGTTAGAGTCACAATACTGATTGAAACATTACAAGTCAAATGTTACATCTGCCCCCACATGCGGGGGCGATTGTAACACCATGCGGGGGCAATTGTAACAACACATGTAATACCTTTGTATAAATACCAAGGACCCCAATAAACTTCAAAGAATATAGATATaatttaaactatttaaaatcaATTAGAATATGGACAGTGACACTTCCCTTACTATTTTCCTTGGTCTGAACAGCATGCTGTAAACAAAGAGTGTACAGGGCCTACTCAGTAAAATGGATCCAGACTGAGAGGCAAAATCTTTAAGCTCTGTACTATGCCACTAAATATATTGATAACACAGTATACATAGTTTAATAGGGTATAGTTAATTTGTAGGCTATACATAAATATTAAACTGAACAGAAAAAACTTTTCACATTATCACATTATTATTACgacattagaaaaaaaaaacaatcatctATTTTCTATATTGAATTTCCATGGTAGGGTTGTATTACAAGCCAAAAATAATAGTAAATGTGTTGATCTTACACCAATGGGTAGTATATGGCAGTATTTAAATGCATAGATATTGAAGAATTAGAAAGCACTAAAATTTGCTCTTGGTGGGATTTGAACCCCAGTCCCCAGATTGAGAGGCACTCAAAGACTATAAACCACTGGTCTGCTATACTGCAATAAAATATTTAGAGATGTATGACATagatatttaaaaactgaactaAATACACTTTTCTTAAATTATTGGTGGGGGGTCGGGGGTGGGGGTTGTCTATTTTGATGTCCTTACTAAAGCTGGACACTATTTTGATGGGTGTCGGGGGCAATTGTAACGCAGTGTTACAATTGCCCCCGACTGTACGACCTCATGACAAGCTACCCTACTAGCTAGAAACAATAAAGCAAATGTTTGacaaatatattaaatgttAGAAAACAGAATGGTCATGAATACAAGACAGATTTAAATTTATagacattaatttttttaacagtataaGGAAAATTCTGTAGGTGAGAAAAATCACTTTCACGCCTAAAAAATGAGTCTTTGCAGAAAAACTTTACCAAGTATCACTCAGCAGCTTGTCCTTTGGCAGGCAGAGAGGGATCTCCACTGAGCATATGCAAAATGAGTTTCATGATTCTGACTCATTTCTGATTGGTGTAATTTGAGATGTTACAATTGCCCCCTGTTACAATTGCCCCCGGTCTCCCCTAcgtgtttttcttctctttctcttttgagcGGTGACGAATGATTATTCTTGAAAATATTTTCCGCTTTttagtaataaaagtgtaggaTAGATCGTGTTAAAATGCATCCGTTAATACTGCTACTGGAAACAGGGGTCAAAGAGGTAAACAGTTTGAAGCGACCTCTTCTTGAAAAGAGATGTGGATTAGGACGGCAATTAATTAACCACACGACCTTGGTATTTGTCAAAAAACAGTAGCCTAGTAGGTaattcggccggggatttttacgcaggtggtgggagaaaaacactgcattcggatggcaataaaatcacaTATTTCCGACTGAAATGCGCCACTGATGGCTCACTGTCGGCATCGGTGAAATGATATTGGGCCAGATCCGTGCCGACTGTGCAATCTGGCTAACTGACATCTTTTTTTCTAAATGGGCCAGCATCGGTTGAACGCAGTTGTAGTGTCAGGTTCAACCGGTTCATACTCACTGTAGCGATGTGTATTTACCTTAATTAGTTTTGTCACAGGCGGGCCATAAAGATCTCATTGACTTACATTACAAACTATTAGAATTTTATCTTGCTTTTGGGCCATATAGCCTAATTCAGTTACTGCACCAAATTGCATATTTTGCTCAATTTGGGCCTCTGTATGAGGTCTATATATTTTGCAGCCTATTCTAGCTATAATAAAAGCCATCAAATATGATCATCaataaatcttttttatttattttttaacaaaatgtacatttttctgGCCATTAGGCTTTACAAAGTTAATAAACTCATTTCCACCTGTATTCATTCAattcaataaacatttatttttattgtgcttttcaCAATAGCCTAGCCTATCATTTCAAAGAATctttacagaaaatgcatgtgtCTACATTACAATTTAGAGTGATCTATTAGAGGTGACTGTCCAAGTTATGCATTGCAGAAGTGTACATACAAATAATGCAGTTAGCTaacaatttatacatttaaacagTTTTCAAAGCAGAAGCAATGAGCTCATTGAAGTAAAGAATACATGTTGTTAACAAATTATTAGAATATATAGACAAATTTAGCATGCATGTTCATTCAGTATAAATGGAACACTTCGAACATTATcaaaaatgcatcttaataccaggagCTAACAataccattgaaaatatatCATACTATATCAATTAATAGTTGGCTTCATTTTAAAAAGCATGTTATTATTTCATACAGTCTGGGAGATAAAATCACTGGAGTAGTTCTGACACCTGATCTGTTCAGATTTGAATGCTAGAAGGCACAAATAGCACAGTGATTGGAGAACCTTCTCCATATCTTATACTTTAACCAACTGTTTATGGTTGACTGAATGAGCTGACATGTTGATCAAAGTTGAAGTCCATAGAATGTCTGTTGAGGGTATCATCATAAAATGTTACCAAATGTCTTTCCTTGAAAATATTAACCTTCGTTTTCAGCATCTGACCTCCTTGAACAATAATGTTTTAGATCTGCAAGTTGGCTTGGGGCATTTTTACAAAACAAGCCAATGATGTTGATAGGCCTGCATATCAACTGGGTTCAGAGGCATCTATTTTGAAGCCAGCTAGGACAAGAACAAAGGCCCAAAGAACAGGTGACACGACTATGATTTGGGCTATGATTTGGACTATTATTTGGACTATGATTTAGGCTATGATTTGGACTATTATTTGGACTATGATTTGAGCTATGATTTGGACTATTATTTGAACTATGAATTGGACGATTATTTGGACTAGGATTTGGACAAGGATTTGGACTATGATTTGGAGACGGAGACAGGTCCCGAATCGCATCCAGTATTTCCCCCACCTGTCGCTTTGATAACACCCCCTTCCAGCGCAGCAGACCAGCTACGTACTGCTCACTGCAAAACATTTAGAAGACTTCACTGTTTGAATACACTCACACAATAAACAGAGATGGAGCCTACATTTAAACACCTATCAATACATAGAATGTGTAGTGCTAATGTTTGGTCTGGGTTTACCTCTCATGTGGGAAATCTCTGTATAATTCACCACAGATAATCTTCAGGGCATCTACATCACTGTGAAGTAAAACTTCACTCATTCTCTGAAGGAGCTGGTTTTCCTGGACAACATCGCTATTCTGCAGGCAGAAAGATCTAGCGATGAGATtttcattttatataataaatgtaaaaacgtACTGTACATGTCAAAAATCAAGGGGAAAATATGTCAAAGGGGTCCTACATTTAcactttctttagtgtgtaatgttgctgatTTAAGCGTGAAgggtctgcaaagttacaaagcacAAAGTCCATTAAAGTATTGAGTTTTCTTCTGGGAATGGTAtatcctcatttaaataattcctaCCCTAAGTATATCACTGTGAAGTTTATATTAAGGGTCATGTTTATGACATCAGGTGGCTCAAACTCACTTTAATTGGAGCAAGATGGTGATGTAACTTTATTACTGTAAGTGCATCAGGTgtgtttagctttttttttaaattcatttatgAAGCCACTGTAAATGTTATATTACAATGCTAGTATATTTTGTGCATGcattattttgttgtaaataaaaaagcCTGAAAATGTCACTGCTAAATATAATAAGTATGGATGTATTCTGCCACATTTGTCACTGACATGCCCCAAACTCACGGCTCAAGAGCTTCCCACTCGTATTTTTATGACACTGTTGTGGTGTTAATGTGTGTTCAACTCCCAAATAAGATATTTCTGGCATGACTTGAATGCACCAAATCAAAAGCTATTCTATACaagctaccccccccccccccccccaaaaaatcaagACCTTTGATTCACAAATCAAAGGGCATAATAGGTCTCCCTTAAATGTTATTTGACCCTGATTTCTAGTCGTCAAGTGCATCAGGAAATCAGGCTTTAAATACAAATGGAAATGGCATTTTCTTCACCAGTTCAGAGAATGTTTCTTGAAAATATTGAACATCCTCTTTTATCTTTTCCTCAGCGTTTCCCCAAAGCTTCTCTAGCTTTCTGAACTTTGTCTTCAACAGGCATTCCAGGTACACTTTGGAAACACAGTCGTAAGCTATTTTCACAATGATCTGTCAGAAATAAAGGGAGTGTTGGAGAGAATGAGGGGCTGAGGTATGGAGCTTGAAtctttttaattagttttaagGTCATACACTGTGCGTACCGTTTTGATCTTTAAGGCGTTCGGAGGCAGAGATGCACACTGCCTTTGGATTGCCTCCATCAGGTTATCAATATCCACATTATTTGTCTTGAAATAACTTTTTAAATTGGCctaaaaatgaacatttaaagACAAACATGATTGTAAGATTGATATAAAATGTGATAGGAAAGGTATCAGTATTCTTGTTGTTTATATCAATAGCATGGAGAAATCTGCATCTGAAATATGATAGCATTATTTTCTTCTGAACAGAGGATCATAAACACATCATGTTGAAGAAATCGAGACATACCTGTGCTAAGCATGTCATGATCTTATGCACAATGGATGAAGCCTTATTTTCCAGTTCCTTTAGCATGCTTATAGTGCTTGAGACGACATTGCTGGGGTTTTCATCTGGACTGATTTGTGTAGCGCAACATCTGTAGTAAGATAACACAGATTTTATGACAAAACTGCAGAAAATTCCCAGGAATTAAAGATTGTCGGGTTACATCTTACTGTAAGCATGTGAATCAATACACTGGGAAAAAAAGGCAATTCAAAGTCCACTACAaagttcacttaaaaaaaagttttaatgcAAAGAAATTAATAGTTGCactcatatatttttttaattatacacCACAGGATATAATGACTCTAGTCATAATCTAGTTCCAGTTTTAGACCAATATGGTGGTCAAATATTAGACACTTTATCTTAATATTGTTGAGATTGTGGGGGTCGCAGACGCAGATGGATCTCATGGATAGTTAGAGACAGGCTTGGCCTTTTCTCTGCCTTCACCCGTGAGTTCCAGTGCTCTCTCTCTGGGTAaggaagcacgctctgcggtttcttccGCCCCAGGTAATGGACCGACACTTCCttccatgtggattactttagTTTGTTTGCTTTATAAGACATTATCCTCTGGACCAAAACATTACAGATATCCCCACAATTATAATCTGACAATTTGAATAAATCAGTCAGGAGTGACAAATATATCTTGATATTTTCATAAACAGAATTAAATATTCAATGTTAAGTTTCTGAGCCACGTATAGTTAATGATCATTAGTAAATACCTGAGTTCCATACAAGAGTTGATTATCCGAAACGGATACAAAGAGTTGTTCTCAGTGAACTTTAGTTCTATTAGACGTTTATTCTCAGTATCCACATACCTAAGAAAACATATATTTATGTTGGATCAAAAACCTGAACTAAATAGATAATTACTGGATATTTATTAAATGAGAATCGTTTTAATCTGTGAGCAGGGGGTAATAAGATGAGAAACCTACTTCTGAGCAAAACCTTGCAGCTCTTCACTACAGAGTATTTGTACCGCATGCATCAAGGTCAGACCAAATGGTTTTGCATCTAAAATAGCATGATTCAGGCACTGTGAAGGGAAAACATGATATGCAAGCAATATATCATATAAATCTATGTGATACTTTTTTACATAAGAAAATTAGTCTTGCTTTATGTTACCAAGAGCTACCTGAGTGACGTCTATGTGAAGTCTTATGAATGTTTCCTCATCCATTGAGTCCTCATTATGTTCATGCTGCTCATCATAGTGTAGGATGTTCTGTAAAGTCCTAGATATGTTCTTCTGTTGCAATTAAAGTTGGACAGAGACATGTGTGTTACATCTCTCTTGTTTTGGATCCCTTAATGCATTACTGAGATATAAGTCATTATGATGAGAGTCAAATACATTCATTAAATAACACACAAACAGTCATAACCTGTGAACTCCTACCTGAAGTTCTTGAAGCAGTTTCTGCTTTGCTCTTTCAAACCATCCTGTCAACAGCAGCGGGTCGAACACCGTCAGTTTTAAGCCTGAACTGAAACATAAATGAGTACAAGTAGTAATATTAGTACACATTAAGGTTCAAAATGTTCTTAATAGTAGTAACCAGACATTAATATTCA
This window encodes:
- the LOC137045112 gene encoding exocyst complex component 3-like protein isoform X2, whose amino-acid sequence is MFKLPKKFFKRKKTAKNKEDQFLLVKSMPIQQPESSNAGEEESTVDFVMASGPDVEVSGERVLDILRTILSEQPNPEDFGKAAEVLKRWSKLNSVTTDKKEGNFPQNWLSEYLQEVDQLVENHIPTLPVEGAPGSQLQDFLKNTRGMIFHEVLRLTPVLEDTGLLVHLTDSYSRHLLTKLKLLLNRDLSVKDTFCLLQLGKDVFFSSGLKLTVFDPLLLTGWFERAKQKLLQELQKNISRTLQNILHYDEQHEHNEDSMDEETFIRLHIDVTQCLNHAILDAKPFGLTLMHAVQILCSEELQGFAQKYVDTENKRLIELKFTENNSLYPFRIINSCMELRCCATQISPDENPSNVVSSTISMLKELENKASSIVHKIMTCLAQANLKSYFKTNNVDIDNLMEAIQRQCASLPPNALKIKTIIVKIAYDCVSKVYLECLLKTKFRKLEKLWGNAEEKIKEDVQYFQETFSELNSDVVQENQLLQRMSEVLLHSDVDALKIICGELYRDFPHESEQYVAGLLRWKGVLSKRQVGEILDAIRDLSPSPNHSPNPCPNPSPNNRPIHSSNNSPNHSSNHSPNNSPNHSLNHSPNNSPNHSPNHSRVTCSLGLCSCPSWLQNRCL
- the LOC137045112 gene encoding exocyst complex component 3-like protein isoform X1; the encoded protein is MFKLPKKFFKRKKTAKNKEDQFLLVKSMPIQQPESSNVNAQKFTAGEEESTVDFVMASGPDVEVSGERVLDILRTILSEQPNPEDFGKAAEVLKRWSKLNSVTTDKKEGNFPQNWLSEYLQEVDQLVENHIPTLPVEGAPGSQLQDFLKNTRGMIFHEVLRLTPVLEDTGLLVHLTDSYSRHLLTKLKLLLNRDLSVKDTFCLLQLGKDVFFSSGLKLTVFDPLLLTGWFERAKQKLLQELQKNISRTLQNILHYDEQHEHNEDSMDEETFIRLHIDVTQCLNHAILDAKPFGLTLMHAVQILCSEELQGFAQKYVDTENKRLIELKFTENNSLYPFRIINSCMELRCCATQISPDENPSNVVSSTISMLKELENKASSIVHKIMTCLAQANLKSYFKTNNVDIDNLMEAIQRQCASLPPNALKIKTIIVKIAYDCVSKVYLECLLKTKFRKLEKLWGNAEEKIKEDVQYFQETFSELNSDVVQENQLLQRMSEVLLHSDVDALKIICGELYRDFPHESEQYVAGLLRWKGVLSKRQVGEILDAIRDLSPSPNHSPNPCPNPSPNNRPIHSSNNSPNHSSNHSPNNSPNHSLNHSPNNSPNHSPNHSRVTCSLGLCSCPSWLQNRCL